In Phacochoerus africanus isolate WHEZ1 chromosome 2, ROS_Pafr_v1, whole genome shotgun sequence, one DNA window encodes the following:
- the LOC125120941 gene encoding olfactory receptor 1J4-like produces MRRENQSHVSEFLLLGLPIWPEQQGVFFVLFLGMYLTTVLGNLLIILLIRLDPHLHTPMYFFLSHLALTDISFSSVTVPKMLMNMQTLDQSIPYAECVTQMYFFLFFSGLDDFLLTSMAYDRYVAICHPLHYTTIMREGLCSLLVSVSWILSLANALCHTLLLAQLSFCADYTIPHFFCDLGALLKLSCSDTSFNELVIFTVGLAVITLPLMCILVSYGHIGATILKVPSTKGICKALSTCGSHLSVVSLYYGTIIGLYFVPSSSTSSDKDIVASVMYTVVTPLLNPFIYSLRNRDMKRALEKLFKKPSVLC; encoded by the coding sequence atgaggagggagaaccagagccATGTGTCtgagttcctcctcctggggctccccatctGGCCAGAACAGCAGGGTGTATTCTTTGtcctgttcctgggcatgtacctgaccacagtgctgggcaacctgctcatcatcctgctcatAAGACtggaccctcacctccacacccccatgtacttcttcctcagccacctggCTCTCACAGACATCTCCTTTTCATCTGTCACTgtccctaagatgctgatgaacatgcagactcTGGATCAATCTATTCCCTATGCAGAGTGTGTGACACAgatgtattttttcctatttttttctggtCTGGATGATTTCCTTCTCACCTCcatggcctatgacaggtatgTGGCCATATGTCACCCTCTCCACTACACCACCATCATGAGAGAGGGGCTGTGTTCCTTACTAGTAAGTGTATCTTGGATTCTATCCTTGGCCAATGCCCTTTGTCATACCCTCCTCTTGGCCCAGCTCTCTTTTTGTGCTGACTACACCATCCcccatttcttctgtgaccttggTGCCCTTCTCAAACTCTCCTGTTCAGACACATCCTTCAATGAGCTGGTCATTTTCACAGTAGGGCTGGCAGTCATCACCCTCCCCCTCATGTGCATCTTGGTCTCTTATGGCCATATTGGGGCCACCATCCTCAAGGTTCCATCCACCAAGGGCATCTGCAAAGCCTTGTCCACatgtggctcccacctctctgtggttTCTCTGTATTATGGAACAATTATTGGGCTGTATTTTGTCCCCTCATCCAGCACCTCCAGTGACAAGGACATAGTTGCCTCTgtgatgtacacagtggtcaccccattgctgaaccccttcatttacagcctgaggaacagggaTATGAAGAGGGCCCTGGAGAAACTCTTCAAAAAGCCATCAGTCTTGTGTTAA